In Fusobacterium nucleatum, the genomic stretch ATTTTTATGATATAATAAAATAAAAATTAAGTAAATAAATGGAGAGTAAATGAATTTAGATGACTTAAATAAACAAAGAGAAAAATATCAGATAGAGGGAAATATTTTAAAAGAGATTGAAATTTTAAGAGAAATTTTAGTTGAAACTGAGAAAGAATATGGTTTAGAAAGTGATGAATATGTTAAAGCTTTAAATGAATTAGGTGGAACTTTAAAATATGTTGGTTACTATGATGAGGCAGAAAATAATTTAAAAAAGTCTTTAGAAATTATAAAAAAGAAATATGGAGATAATAACCTTGCCTATGCTACCACTCTTTTAAATCTAACTGAGGTATATAGATTTGCACAAAAATTTAATTTACTTGAAGAAAACTACAAAAAAATAGTAAAAATTTATCAGGATAATTCAGCTGATAATAGTTTTTCTTATGCAGGCTTATGTAACAATTTTGGCTTATATTATCAAAATATTGGGGATATGAAGTCTGCTTATGATCTACATTTAAAAAGTTTAGATATTTTAAAAAATTATGATAGTGAAGAATATCTTCTTGAATATGCTGTGACACTGAGTAATTTATTTAATCCTTCTTATCAACTTGGAATGAAAAAGAAAGCAGTTGAATATCTAAATAAAGCTATTGATATTTTTGAAAAGAATGTAGGAACTGAACATCCTCTTTATTCAGCTTCCTTAAATAATATGGCCATATATTATTATAATGAAGGAAAGTTAAATAGAGCAATAGAATTTTTTAAAAGAGCTGCTGAAATTTCTAAAAAAACTATGGGAGTAGATAGTGATAACTATAAAAATATTTTAAGTAATATTAAGTTTATAAAAGAAGAATTAACAAAAAGTAGAAGTAATACTAAGCTTAAAAATACTAAGAATAGTTTTGATGAGAAAAATAATATAACAAATTCAACAGATTTAAAAAATATTAAAGGTTTAGAACTATCTAAAAGATATTTTTATGATATAGTTCTACCAGAATTTGAAAAGACTTTATTTGATATACTTCCCTTGTGTGCTTTTGGCTTAGTTGGAGAAGGCTCAGAATGTTATGGCTATGATGATGAATTATCAAAAGATCACGATTTTGGACCATCAGTTTGTATATGGTTAAGAAAAGATGATTATTTAAAATATAAAGATAGAATAAATGAAGCTTTGAAAAATTTACCTAAAACTTACTTAGGTTTTCAAGAGCTAAAAGAAAGTGAATGGGGCTATAATAGGCGTGGACTTTTAAATATAGAGGACTTCTATTTTAAGTTTATTGGTTCTGCTAATTCTCCTCAAACTATAAATGATTGGCAGAAAATTCCAGAAAATGCTTTGGCAACAGTTACAAATGGAGAGGTATTTTTAGATAATTTAGGAGAATTTACAAAAATTCGTGAGCAACTTTTAAATTATTATCCTGAGGCAATAAGACAAAATAAAATAGCTACAAGACTTATGAATATTTCACAACACGGACAATATAACTATGTAAGATGTCTAAGAAGAAATGATTTAGTAGCTGCCAATCAATGCCTCTATCTTTTTGTTGATGAAGTGATACATCTAGTATTTTTATTAAATAGGAGATATAAAATTTTCTATAAATGGGCTAATAGAGCTTTATTAGATTTAAAAATTTTAGGAAATGAAATACATAAACTTTTAGAAGATATGGTATTTGCACAAAATAAAATACCTTATGTTAGAAAGATTTGTAAAGTTTTGGCAGATGAATTAAGAAATCAAAAATTAACTGATTGTAAAAGTGAATTTTTAGGAGATTTAGGAGTAGATATTCAAAAAAATATTAATGACAAATTTTTTAAAAATTATTCTCCTTGGTTGGACTGATATAAAAATAATTAATCTATAAGTTTTTCTTGAAATAAAATCATTTAAAATTTTCATTACTCTATTTCAACTACTTGATAGCCATTAATGTTCTTCAAACTCCCCAAAGGTTTTCCTAACATTAATGGACATCGCAGTAGTTTCATTTAAAGTTATTTAATTATACTTTCAAGAAAAACTTTGGGATTTAAAATTATTATTTTTACATTCAATATTTTTATGTAAAGGAAAAGAAAAATGGAAAAAGAAAAATTAATTGAAGAAATATTAGAAAAAGAATGGACATATTTTTCAAAACTTAATAATATAGGTGGTAGAGCAGATTGTCAAGATAATAGAGAAGACTTCATCATAATGAGAAAATCTCAATGGGAAACTTTTAATGAAGAAACTCTTTTATCTTACTTAGAAGATTTAAATTCAAAAAATAATCCTTTATTTCAAAAATATGGGCAGATGATGAAATATAATTCTCCACAAGAATATGAGAAAGTAAAAGATATTTTAGAAAATCCAAGTAAAAATAAAATAACTTTAATAGAAAAAATTATGTCTATTTATATGGAGTGGGAAAAAGAATTTTTCAAAAAATATCCAATATTTTCGTCTATGGGCAGATCTTTGTACTCAACAGAAGATGATAATATTGAAACTTCAATAGAAACATACTTGAGAGGAGAGCTTCTATCTTATTCAGAAAAAACTTTGGAGCTTTATTTGAAATACATTATTGAAATGAAAGAAAAAAATATAAATCTTGCTATTAAAAATATGGATAATTTAGCTAATATGCAAGGTTTTAAAAATTCAGATGAAGTTGAAGAATATTATAAGAATTTACAGAAAAATTAAAGAATATACTACAATATTTTCACTACTTGTGATATTATATAGGTAGCGAAATATGTATATTACAGTTAATAATTTAAAAATATTTGAGGAAATGCTATGCAAAAAGAAAAAATTATACAAGAATTAGAAGAATTAAAAAATGACAATAGATTTAGAACTATAAAGACTAATGATAAAAGTCTTTATAATTTTTCTTCTAATGATTATTTAGGTTTAGCACATGACAAAGATTTATTACAAAAATTTTATCAAAATTACAGTTTTGATAATTACAAACTATCTTCATCTTCATCAAGATTAATTGATGGTTCATATTTAACAGTTATGAGATTAGAAAAAAAGGTTGAGGAAATTTATGGAAAGCCTTGCCTTGTTTTTAATTCGGGTTTTGATGCTAATTCATCAGTAATAGAAACTTTTTTTGATAAAAAATCTTTAATAATAACTGATAGATTAAATCATGCAAGTATCTATGAAGGTTGTATCAATTCAAGAGCTAAAATTTTAAGATATAAGCATTTAGATGTAAGTGCTTTGGAAAAATTATTAAAAAAATATTCCGAGGATTATGATGATATATTGGTTGTAACAGAAACAGTATATAGTATGGACGGAGATTGTTGTGATATAAAGAAAATCTGTGATTTAAAAGATGAATATAAGTTTAATTTAATGGTAGATGAGGCACATTCTTATGGTGTTTATGGCTATGGTATAGCCTACAATGAAAAATTAATTGATAAAATAGATTTTTTAGTTATTCCATTGGGTAAGGCAGGAGCTTCTGTTGGTGCTTATGTTATCTGTGATGAAGTCTATAAGAATTATTTAATAAATAAAAGTAAGAAATTTATTTATTCAACAGCACTTCCACCAGTTAATAATCTATGGAATTTATTTATTTTAGAAAATATGATAAATTTTCAAAATAGAATAGAAAAATTTCAAGAATTAGTTACTTTTTCTTTGAGTACATTGAAAAAGCTGAATTTAAAAACTAAGTCAACAAGCCATATTATAAGTATTATTATTGGAGATAATCTAAATACAGTCAATCTTTCCAATAATTTGAAAGAACTTGGCTATTTAGCCTACGCAATAAAAGAGCCAACAGTTCCAAAAGATACAGCAAGACTTAGAATAAGTTTAACAGCTGATATGAAAAAAGAAGATATAGAAACATTTTTCAAGACTTTAAAAGCCGAAATGAAAAAAATAGGTGTGATATAGATGTCTAAAATATATTTTTTTAATGGTTGGGGAATGGATAAAAACCTTTTAAATCCAGTTAAAAATTCAACTGAATACAATATAAAAGTTATAAATTTTCCTTACGATATAGATAAAAATTTTATTGATATGAATGATATTTTTATGGGCTATTCTTTTGGTGTATATTATTTGAATAAGTTTTTATCAGAAAATAAAGATTTAAAATATAAGAAAGCTGTTGGAATTAATGGACTTCCAGAAACAATTGGGAAGTTTGGGATAAATGAAAAGATGTTTAATATAACTCTTAATACATTAAATGAAGAAAATTTAGAAAAATTTTTGATAAATATGGATATAGATGATAGTTTTTGTAAATCAAATAAATCTTTTGATGAGATAAAAAGTGAGTTACAGTTCTTTAAAGATAACTATAAAATAATTGATAATCATATTGATTTTTATTATATAGGAAAAAATGATAGAATAATCCCAGCTAATAGATTAGAAAAATATTGTCAAAATCATAATTTAGCTTATAAATTTTTAGAATGTGGACACTATCCTTTTTCGTATTTTAAGGACTTTAAAGATATTTTAGACATATAGAGAAGAGGAAAAATAAATGAATTTTAATAAACATTACAATGTATATGAAAAATATTCATTGGCACAAAAACAGGTTGCTAAAAATCTGTTAGACTATATGGGAAAATCTAATATTTTTGATACTAAAATTAATTCTATTTTTGAGATAGGTTGTGGAACAGGTATTTTTACAAAAGAATATAGAAAATATTTTCTTCATTCTGATTTAATTTTAAATGATATATTTGATGTGAGAGAATTTATAAAAGATATAGATTACAACATATTTATACAAGAAAATATTGAAGAATTAGATATTCCTAAAAGTGATTTAGTTGTCTCTAGTTCTGTTTTTCAGTGGATAAAAGATAAAGATAGTCTTATAAGAAATATAGCAGAAAATACTGATAATTTATGTTTTTCTAGCTATGTTTCTGGAAATTTAATAGAGATTAAAAATCATTTTGATATTTCATTGGATTACTTAAATATTGAAGAATTTAAAGAAATTTTAAAAAAGTATTTTTCTTCTGTTAAATCTTATAGTGAAACTATTAAACTTGATTTTGAAGCTCCTATGTCAGTTTTAAAGCATTTAAAATATACAGGAGTTACTGGATTTCAAAGAACTTCTATTTCTAAGATAAAGACTTTTAAAGACAATATTTTAACTTATGAGGTTGCCTATTTTATATGTCAGAAATAAAATTTTAGGAGAATATAAGGTGAAAAATGCAGTAATTTATATACATGGAAAATATGGGACAGCAGAGGAAGCTGAATATTATAAAAAATTTTTTAAAGAATCAGATGTTATAGCCTTTGAATATACTTCTGATTATCCTTGGAATTTTAAAAAGGAATTTTCTACTTTCTTTGATGACATTTGTACAAAATATAAAAAAATATCAATAATTGCAAATAGTATAGGAGCATATTTTATTATGATTTCATTAAGCAATAAAGATATTGAAAAAGCATTTTTTATTTCCCCTATTGTAGATATGGAAAAACTAATTATTGATATGATACTTTCAGAAAATATAACAGAAGAAGAATTATATAAAAAGAAAGAAATTAAAACATCATTTGGAGAAACATTATCTTGGGATTATCTTACTTTTGCAAGAAAAAATCCTATTGAATGGAATATTCCAACATATATTTTATATGGTAAAAAAGATAATATGACTTCTTATGAAATAATATTAAATTTTACAAATAAATCAAAAGCTAACTTAACTGTAATGGAAAATGGAGAACATTGGTTTCATACAGAAGAACAAATGAAATTTTTAGATAACTGGATAAGAAGATTAACTTAATATAAATAAAACTGCTACAAATCTATTTTGAATGTAGCAGTTTTTTAAATTTATCCCTCTATCAATCTTTGATACAATTCTTTATATCTCTTGGCAGGTTTATCCCAAGAGTTATCTCTTTTCTTAGCATTTTTAATAATTTCTTGCCACACATTAGGTCTATGATACATTTTAATAGCATATCTTAAAGTTTTTATCATATCATCAGCATTAGCTTGTCTAAAACCAAAGCCATCTCCTTCACCTGTATACTCATTATATGGTTTTACAGTATCTTTTAAACCTCCTGTTTCTCTGACAACAGGTATACAACCATATCTCATTGCTATCATTTGAGAAAGTCCACAAGGTTCAAAAACTGATGGCATTAAAAATATATCTGCTCCTGCATAAATTTCAGTAGATAGTTGTTGATTAAAACCAATATATGAACATACGCTACCTTTATGTAAATATTCTTGATAAGCAAAGAAATGTTCATAGCGTTTTTCACCTGTTCCTAAAAGAACAAATTGTATACCTAAGCTCATCATTTCATCAAATTTCTCAACAATATAGTCTAATCCTTTTTGTCTATCTAAACGAGTTATAATAGCAACCAAAGGGGTTTTTTCTTCAATATTTAAACCTAATTTTTTTTGTAAATCGGCTTTTAATATTTTATGAGATTTTTTAAACAATGGATATGAAGACTTATCTATTCCATTGACTATACCTAATAATCTATAGTCATATTTTTGAAATAGTCCATGTATACCCTCACCAAGTTCTGGTGTTTTTATTTCTTCTGCATAACTATCACTTACTGTTGTAATATAATCAGAGTAAACAACTCCACCCTTTAAAAAAGAAATCATATCATAATATTTTAAACCATCTTCTTGGAAATATTTTGCTCTATCAATTTCCAATAAATCTTCTATAACATTATTAAAGAAAAATCCTTGAAATCTAAGGTTATGAATAGTAAAAATAGTTTTTATATCATAAATTCTTCTTTCTTTTAAATATATTGGTATAAGAGCAGTTTGCCAGTCATTACAATGAATAATATCAGGTTTAAAATCTGTAATATCCATAGTTTCAACGACTGCTTTACATAAAAATAAAAATCTTTCACAGTCATCAAATTCACCATAAACATTAGCCCTTTTAAAATATCTTTCATTATCTACAAAATAGTAAATAACTCCTTTTAATTCAACTTCTTCAATTCCAACATACTCATTATGATGTGCAACCCAAATTTCTTTGTGACCTAAGTGTTTAGCATCTTTTAATAAATCTTTTGAAATTTTGCTATACTTAGGTAAAATAACTCTAATATCTACTTTTTCTTTTTGTACTAAGGCTTTTGGTAGAGAATACGAAACATCTCCTAAGCCACCTGTTTTTATAAAAGGAAATGCTTCCCCTGTTGCAAAAAGAACTTTCATTCTTTGTCCTCCATTATTATTTATTCCTTATATAATCCATTAAATCCTGATATTGTTTTGTATTCCATTTCATACTTTTTTCTATAACCAATGGATATTCTCTTGAAGCTGAAAGTTTTTCATTTTCATGAATTATATTATTTTTATCTACAATAACATTTTTTAAATGTGCACCTTTTTTAATATGGCAATCTTGCAAAATCACACATTCTTCTAAAACTACATCTTTTTCTATTATAGCTCCTCTTGACAGGATACTATTTTTAACTGTTCCTTCAATAATACAACCATTTGAGACTAACGAATTTTCAACATCTGCTGTTTCTTTAAAAAAAGTTGATGGAGAATCTTTTACTTTTGTAAGAATCTTCCTACCACTTTTTAATCCAAAAACATCATCCCTTATTTCTTGATTTAATAAATTCATATTAAAATCAAAATATTCTCTTGTGGAATTTATACATTGTAAATAACCTTTAAATTCATAAGCATTTATATTTAGAGATGGTAAATTTCTAGCAATTATTTCTGATAATATATTATATTTTCCTTCTTGTATACTATCAACTAATAATTTTAGCATTAATTCTTTACTCAAAACAAAAGCATCTAAAGAAATATTTTCTTCTTCTTTAAAGAATAAATTTTGTCCTATTCCTATAACACGATTATTTTCATCAATTTTTACAGAAGAACAGTGGTTGAAATGCTCATTAGCATTTTTTACTTTTTTATAAACCATAGTTATTTCTTTTTCAGAAGCTTCATGCTTTTCAATTAAATCAGCAATATCCAAATTATATACCATATGAGCATTTAACACAACTATATTTTTTTGTGTACTTCTAAAAAAATATTCCATATTTTTTCTAATTCTTGATTGATTTAAAGAAAAATTAGTATCTAACATTTGTTTAAAAATAAATATACCATCTTTTTTTCTTGCTAAATCCCATTCAGCACCCATACCTATATGATCTGTCAAAGAGTTTAATTCTTCATTACCACAAAATAATCCTACATTTCTAATTCCTGCATTGACAACATTGGACAAAGAAAAATCTATAATTCTATATGAACCTCCAACAGGAATAGATGCCAAGGCTCTAACTTTTGTTAAAGGACTGATATTTTCTTTATTTTCAGCTAAATAAATTATTGCCATATAATTTCTAATCATATTCTCAAGCCTCCATTCTCACTATTTTACTAATGATTGACTGTCTATAATTTTTTTCTCTCCTACAACTGCAATTTTTTCACCATCACCAATATTTATATTATCAGCTATTTTCACATTATTTGCTATTATAGCTTTTCGTATAGTTACATTATTACCAATTTCAGTATCTGCCATGATTATAGAGTCAATAATTTTAGTATTTTTTCCTACTTTTACACCAGAGAATATAACTGAATGTTTTATTTCTCCTTCTATAAGGCAACCTTTATCTATTATTGTATTTTGGACCTTAGAACCTTTTTCAAAATATGAAGGTGTATATATACCCTGTCTTGTATTTACTCGCCATGATTTATCAAATAAGTCAAGCTCATTGTCTTCTGATAATAAGTCCATATGAGCATCCCAAAAACTTTGTATAGTTCCAACATCTCTCCAATAGCCTTTAAAAGGATAAGCAAATAATTTTCTACCATCATTTAACATATTTGGAATTATATTTTTTCCAAAATCGTTATCTGAATTGGGATTTTTTTCATCTTCATCTAAATATTTTTTTAATAAGTCCCAATTAAAAATATATATACCCATTGAAGCTAAATCACTTTTTGGCTCTTTTGGTTTTTCTTCAAATTCATAGATAGACATATCATCATTTGTATTCATAATACCAAAACTTGGAGCATCTTTTAAAGGGACTTTAAAAACACCTATTGTAACATCAGCCTCTTTTTGAATATGAAATTGTAACATCTTATCATAATTCATTTTATAAATATGATCTCCTGATAAAATCAAAACATATTCTGGATCATATTCTTCTATAAATTTAATATTTTGATAGATAGCATTTGCAGTCCCTTTATACCAGCCTTTTTCATCATTTTTTCTTGTATGAGGTTGAAGAACAGTAACCCCTCCATCCATTCTATCTAAATCCCAAGGAGAACCTCGTCCAATGTGATTATTCAATATGCGTGGTTCATATTGAGTTAACACACCAACAGTATCTATTCCAGAATTAGAGCAATTTGTTAAAGTAAAATCAATTATTCGATACTTGCCTCCAAAAGCCACAGCAGGTTTTGCTAAATCCTCTGTTAATTCTTTTAGACGAGTTCCTTGTCCTCCTGCTAGTATCATAGCAATAATTCTTTTTTTCTTCATTCTCAAGCCCTCCTTATTTTTCCTTTTTATATTTTAAAAATATGGCTGAATTTTTAGCAATCTTTATTTCTATATATTGTTCCCTATAATTCCAAGATTTTTTTATTGCCTTATATTTTCTTTTCTTTCCTTGATAAGAGCCTCCAAACTTTTTTTCATTACTATCTAAGATAACCTCATATTCTCCATCTTCTAATGGAACTCCAAGAGGGTATTTTTCATGATCTTTTCCTGAAAAATTAAATACTGCTATAATAAAATCTTCCATATTAGGAGTTTTTCTTAAAAAAATTAGCATATTTTCATTTATATTTTCATGTTCTATCCATTCAAAACCATCCTGTCCATCATGCCAAAAAGCTTCTTCTTCTAAATACATTTTATTTAGAGCTTTAACATATTTTTGAATATTTTGTGAACCTTTATTATCTTTCAACAGTTGCCACTCTAATTGCTCATAATATCTCCACTCAAGTCCTTGTACAAACTCATTTCCCATAAAATTTAATTTTTTACCTGGATGAGCCATTTGATAAGAATATAAATTTCTAACATGAGCTAATTTATCTTCATAGTAACCAGGCATTTTATTTAAGATAGAATTTTTTCCATGAACTATTTCATCATGTGATAATGGTAATATAAAATTTTCTGAAAAAGCATACATAAAAGAAAATGTTAATTTTCCATGATGTGATTTTCTAAAAAATGGATCTTGTTCCATATATTTTAATGTATCGTTCATCCACCCCATATTCCATTTAAAATCAAATCCAAGTCCACCATCTTCCTGATATTTAGTTACTAATGGCCAAGCAGAGGAATCTTCAGCTATCAACATAACATCTGGATATTCTTCATGTAAACTTTGATTTATATATTGTAAAAATTCAACTGAATGCTTATTCTCACTTAATCCACTTCTGTAATAAAGCATATTAGAAACGGCATCCATTCTTATACCATCAATATGAAATTCTTTTACCCAAAAGTATAAATTAGAAAGTAAGAAACTTCTTACCTCATTTCTTGTAACATTAAAGTTTGCACTACCCCATTCATTTTCTCCAAGAGAGGGATTTTCATACTCATAACAAGCACTACCATCAAAACGATATAGTCCATGTGAATCTTTACAAAAATGTCCAGGAACCCAATCTAAGATTACACCTAAATTATTTTTATGAAAATAATTTACAAAATACATAAAATCTTCTGGCATTCCATAACGGCTTGTTACTGAATAATATCCTGTACCTTGATATCCCCAAGAACCATCAAATGGATATTCAATAATAGGCATAATTTCAACATGAGTATAATTCATCTCTAACATATATTCAACTAATAATTCTGCAATCTCTCTATAATTATAGTAAGTTCCATCTTCTTTTTTCTTCCAAGAGCCAAGATGAACTTCATATATATTAATTGGTTTTGCATAACCTATCTCTCTATTATTAAGCCACTTTTTATCACCCCAGCGAAACTTAGGCTTTCCATTTACAATAGAAGCAGTATGTGGTCTAAGTTCCGAATAAAATGCATAGGGATCAGATTTTAATATCTTTTCTCCCCAAGAAGTTTCTATTTGATACTTATATAAAAAACTTTTTTTAACTTTCTTTATTTCAACTTCCCAAAGACCTACATTATTAAGCTTTCGGCAATAATCTTCTTCTCTTGCTGTCCAATCATTGAAATCACCAACAACAGCTACTGATTTTGCTGCTGGTGCCCATATCCGAAATATGGTAGAGCTTCGTGTAGGGTGTGCTCCTAGATATTCATAGGCTTGCCTATACTCTCCACGATGAAATAAATATTGTTCCACTTGTCCTGACATAAGTATCACCTCTTTTATTCTGTCATTTTATTATTTAATTTTTGTTTCTTTTATGTCCCAAATTTCATTTGCATATTCTAAGATTGTTCTATCAGATGAAAACTTCCCTGCATTGGCAATATTTTCTAACATTTTCTTTGCCCAAGAAATTTTATCTTTATGATCTCTGTTGATTTCTCTTTGTTTTCTTCTATAATCTTCAAAGTCTTCCAAAACAAAATATTGGTCTCCTCTTTCCATCAACAAAGAATGAATTTCTCTATAAATTCCACTTCCTAAATCACTAAGACTTCCATCAATCAAAGCATCAA encodes the following:
- a CDS encoding DUF4037 domain-containing protein; this translates as MNLDDLNKQREKYQIEGNILKEIEILREILVETEKEYGLESDEYVKALNELGGTLKYVGYYDEAENNLKKSLEIIKKKYGDNNLAYATTLLNLTEVYRFAQKFNLLEENYKKIVKIYQDNSADNSFSYAGLCNNFGLYYQNIGDMKSAYDLHLKSLDILKNYDSEEYLLEYAVTLSNLFNPSYQLGMKKKAVEYLNKAIDIFEKNVGTEHPLYSASLNNMAIYYYNEGKLNRAIEFFKRAAEISKKTMGVDSDNYKNILSNIKFIKEELTKSRSNTKLKNTKNSFDEKNNITNSTDLKNIKGLELSKRYFYDIVLPEFEKTLFDILPLCAFGLVGEGSECYGYDDELSKDHDFGPSVCIWLRKDDYLKYKDRINEALKNLPKTYLGFQELKESEWGYNRRGLLNIEDFYFKFIGSANSPQTINDWQKIPENALATVTNGEVFLDNLGEFTKIREQLLNYYPEAIRQNKIATRLMNISQHGQYNYVRCLRRNDLVAANQCLYLFVDEVIHLVFLLNRRYKIFYKWANRALLDLKILGNEIHKLLEDMVFAQNKIPYVRKICKVLADELRNQKLTDCKSEFLGDLGVDIQKNINDKFFKNYSPWLD
- the glgD gene encoding glucose-1-phosphate adenylyltransferase subunit GlgD, translating into MIRNYMAIIYLAENKENISPLTKVRALASIPVGGSYRIIDFSLSNVVNAGIRNVGLFCGNEELNSLTDHIGMGAEWDLARKKDGIFIFKQMLDTNFSLNQSRIRKNMEYFFRSTQKNIVVLNAHMVYNLDIADLIEKHEASEKEITMVYKKVKNANEHFNHCSSVKIDENNRVIGIGQNLFFKEEENISLDAFVLSKELMLKLLVDSIQEGKYNILSEIIARNLPSLNINAYEFKGYLQCINSTREYFDFNMNLLNQEIRDDVFGLKSGRKILTKVKDSPSTFFKETADVENSLVSNGCIIEGTVKNSILSRGAIIEKDVVLEECVILQDCHIKKGAHLKNVIVDKNNIIHENEKLSASREYPLVIEKSMKWNTKQYQDLMDYIRNK
- a CDS encoding glycogen synthase — its product is MKVLFATGEAFPFIKTGGLGDVSYSLPKALVQKEKVDIRVILPKYSKISKDLLKDAKHLGHKEIWVAHHNEYVGIEEVELKGVIYYFVDNERYFKRANVYGEFDDCERFLFLCKAVVETMDITDFKPDIIHCNDWQTALIPIYLKERRIYDIKTIFTIHNLRFQGFFFNNVIEDLLEIDRAKYFQEDGLKYYDMISFLKGGVVYSDYITTVSDSYAEEIKTPELGEGIHGLFQKYDYRLLGIVNGIDKSSYPLFKKSHKILKADLQKKLGLNIEEKTPLVAIITRLDRQKGLDYIVEKFDEMMSLGIQFVLLGTGEKRYEHFFAYQEYLHKGSVCSYIGFNQQLSTEIYAGADIFLMPSVFEPCGLSQMIAMRYGCIPVVRETGGLKDTVKPYNEYTGEGDGFGFRQANADDMIKTLRYAIKMYHRPNVWQEIIKNAKKRDNSWDKPAKRYKELYQRLIEG
- a CDS encoding glucose-1-phosphate adenylyltransferase, producing the protein MKKKRIIAMILAGGQGTRLKELTEDLAKPAVAFGGKYRIIDFTLTNCSNSGIDTVGVLTQYEPRILNNHIGRGSPWDLDRMDGGVTVLQPHTRKNDEKGWYKGTANAIYQNIKFIEEYDPEYVLILSGDHIYKMNYDKMLQFHIQKEADVTIGVFKVPLKDAPSFGIMNTNDDMSIYEFEEKPKEPKSDLASMGIYIFNWDLLKKYLDEDEKNPNSDNDFGKNIIPNMLNDGRKLFAYPFKGYWRDVGTIQSFWDAHMDLLSEDNELDLFDKSWRVNTRQGIYTPSYFEKGSKVQNTIIDKGCLIEGEIKHSVIFSGVKVGKNTKIIDSIIMADTEIGNNVTIRKAIIANNVKIADNINIGDGEKIAVVGEKKIIDSQSLVK
- a CDS encoding DUF4125 family protein, translated to MEKEKLIEEILEKEWTYFSKLNNIGGRADCQDNREDFIIMRKSQWETFNEETLLSYLEDLNSKNNPLFQKYGQMMKYNSPQEYEKVKDILENPSKNKITLIEKIMSIYMEWEKEFFKKYPIFSSMGRSLYSTEDDNIETSIETYLRGELLSYSEKTLELYLKYIIEMKEKNINLAIKNMDNLANMQGFKNSDEVEEYYKNLQKN
- a CDS encoding pimeloyl-ACP methyl esterase BioG family protein; the protein is MSKIYFFNGWGMDKNLLNPVKNSTEYNIKVINFPYDIDKNFIDMNDIFMGYSFGVYYLNKFLSENKDLKYKKAVGINGLPETIGKFGINEKMFNITLNTLNEENLEKFLINMDIDDSFCKSNKSFDEIKSELQFFKDNYKIIDNHIDFYYIGKNDRIIPANRLEKYCQNHNLAYKFLECGHYPFSYFKDFKDILDI
- the bioC gene encoding malonyl-ACP O-methyltransferase BioC; the protein is MNFNKHYNVYEKYSLAQKQVAKNLLDYMGKSNIFDTKINSIFEIGCGTGIFTKEYRKYFLHSDLILNDIFDVREFIKDIDYNIFIQENIEELDIPKSDLVVSSSVFQWIKDKDSLIRNIAENTDNLCFSSYVSGNLIEIKNHFDISLDYLNIEEFKEILKKYFSSVKSYSETIKLDFEAPMSVLKHLKYTGVTGFQRTSISKIKTFKDNILTYEVAYFICQK
- a CDS encoding aminotransferase class I/II-fold pyridoxal phosphate-dependent enzyme; translated protein: MQKEKIIQELEELKNDNRFRTIKTNDKSLYNFSSNDYLGLAHDKDLLQKFYQNYSFDNYKLSSSSSRLIDGSYLTVMRLEKKVEEIYGKPCLVFNSGFDANSSVIETFFDKKSLIITDRLNHASIYEGCINSRAKILRYKHLDVSALEKLLKKYSEDYDDILVVTETVYSMDGDCCDIKKICDLKDEYKFNLMVDEAHSYGVYGYGIAYNEKLIDKIDFLVIPLGKAGASVGAYVICDEVYKNYLINKSKKFIYSTALPPVNNLWNLFILENMINFQNRIEKFQELVTFSLSTLKKLNLKTKSTSHIISIIIGDNLNTVNLSNNLKELGYLAYAIKEPTVPKDTARLRISLTADMKKEDIETFFKTLKAEMKKIGVI
- a CDS encoding alpha/beta hydrolase; the protein is MKNAVIYIHGKYGTAEEAEYYKKFFKESDVIAFEYTSDYPWNFKKEFSTFFDDICTKYKKISIIANSIGAYFIMISLSNKDIEKAFFISPIVDMEKLIIDMILSENITEEELYKKKEIKTSFGETLSWDYLTFARKNPIEWNIPTYILYGKKDNMTSYEIILNFTNKSKANLTVMENGEHWFHTEEQMKFLDNWIRRLT